AAGCGCCTGAGAACTTCAAGGTTTGAGGATTCCATGTTGAACTGCTCAATGGGTATAAATGTAGCTATATTGAAGTTACTCATTTGTCAACAACGAGTATTGTTGCTATAACTacaaaaaaatcattttcttttttaTCATATATTTGGTTCTAGAGGCAACAACCAAGTGTCGGCATTCCTTTGTACACCTATCTTCTTtctccccccaccccccaccccccaaacTTTAGTATTTATCATACTTCAGATCTTTAATTACTACTTTTTaagatttatttttttgaatttaacaGTGGTTCATTTTGAATAGAATGAAGTCGCAAGCTATGATAGTTCATACGATCCGATGTTTTGGCCAAATTACAAATATTTGATGGTTTGCATCACAGAATTGAACGCTTTTTACCAAAATGTGAGAGATTAGATTTTCATTAATCTTTTTAGTATtaattattcttcatttattatttgaaattgagGAGTAGTTCTTGTTATTGTAATCTTTTATGATAGATAAAAATATATCGATGGTAATCCTTAACTTAATAATTTTGAGAAATAATGGaaactttctttcaatttcccaCTAAGAAGCTAGATGGTCTTTAATACCTTGACGAAAAAAATAAAGTTCTAAGCTTTACAAGGTTTATCAACGATTCATACATACCATTCTTATTTTTGTATAAGATGGCTTCTCAGTGATCTATATCTACttagaaaatttaaaatatttacagATTTGGAGAACCTATTAGGGCTTTCATGAGCCATGAACCAACTTCGGTGGAAGAGGCTTCTTCAAGGACAAAACTTAAGCTATAGAGTTAGTATCGGTATAGTTCAGTGCTTCTTATAACTGATAAGGCGTTATTGACTAACCACATAGGTTTCTTCTTTATTAATTTTCACATGTGTTTAGATACCAAGTCACAAAAGTTATAAGCAGCAACTTGCTTCTCTGCTTTAGCCACTTTCTTATTATCAACAAGTAGACACGCTTAAGCATTATTAGCCTCCGTTTCCATTTGAACATAAAGCTCGCCATATTACCActcataatttttatttaaatcatataTGAATCTTTTACAAGTTAGTTTTTGAAGCTTCCATAATAAGCCTCCCACACCATTAGATGTCATATACCAAATTCCACAGCATGACTTATGGTGCTTGATTTGTAATTCTTAGCTATCTATTTGGTTATTTCTGCTTTTATCACTTGTTCATTTATGTAGAGTAACTAATAAATCAAGTACCATATTCTTTCTGGGACATGTATCTCTTGAAATATATGCTCTTGAAGTCAAGCGTTCAGAAGAAGTCAAGCATTCTTTTTGAATGTTTCTATGCTCGAGATCATCTTTAACGTattaattttttaattccaaTGAAACCTGAAGGTTTTGCTAGGCAACATGAAAGTGGAATGCCTAAAAAGTACTCTTCGTGTTACATTAGAGATTTGGTGTTACAGTACATAAAGTAACAAATTGTGCCCAAATATTTATCTTGTTATAGCTCATAAACTATTGGTTCTGGAATCCGGTTGTTCCTGTATTGCTAGTATTTTAACTTATGACTAGAATACAGGTTCATTCTAGGAACATCAATGTTGGTGTTATTATCTATTGATGCCGCGAAATAAGATTTCTAAGTAGCTACATATTAAATCAGCATATGCTACCTTTTTCTGTTCTTTCTTGTTGCGCTTCACCTAAAGGTTGATATAATTTACTTGGAACTTACTTTAAGCTTGTATTTCATTTAAATGTTtgtgtgaaagtataagtggtggATTGATATACCATATTAGCATACTTGGTAGGGACTAATTCACTTGACCATTTGGTTAGTTCATAACTATTCTACTTTTACTTCAGTACATGAAATGCACAAGGATTATATGTTTCATGTATATTTATATAAATACACTCACATATATGCAATCTTTTAACATATATGAAGTGTGCCTTATAGAAGACTTAAAGCTCCTCTCCTCCTCTATCAGTTCAAATGGTAATGGCTATTGACTAATTATATTGGTACCTCTTTTCGTTCAATCTCTCAGCATAATATTTTCtatatatttatgtttattagTAAGATGGTACGACCTAAATCACTCTAAGTACTTCCTTGAAACAGTAGTGTTGGTTGTGCTTATTTTGcgtttagtttatttattttattttctttaggttGTAGTCATTCACATGCTTCAATTGGTAACAATATACCAGTGGAAAGAGTTACTTTATGCTATAtgtgtcttttattttttatacaaactattatttaatttttttgctTGATTTAAGCAAATTATTCCAATCACAACCTTGATTTGTTATGAATTGTGCATGCTCAATATCTTGGCAGTCACAAAAATCTATTTTATTCAAAGGGGTATATTATATTTCTAAGATGCCCTTTTACTGATGGGTGATTGGTGCATTTCTTCTTTGTCAGTATTTCTTAAGGTAATATACTTTAAATTAAAAGGTTGATGAAGAAGTTACTTACTTTTACAGGAGGCATCTGGTGTTCTTGTCATACCGCATATTCATAGACTTCCTGAAGTTACGACATTCTTACTCTGCTCGACTAGCAAGTAAAGACGCTTATTAAGACCAAGTAACTATCAAAGCATATAATTTGGACAAAGATGTATGAAGGACTTGCATCATCGATTTATCTGGTGTTATCTATGGTAACTTAGTCATGCAGTTGTAGTAGCTACCTCCTAGCAGAAGATATTTCAAAAACCAAGTCATGAACAAATAGTGACTTTGATCTATCATTTTGTATGGTTTACCTTCGTGAATTTAATTTCATTAGGGAGTGAGATTCATTGTTCCTGAATCCACAGATTCTGAATATGCATGCTCTGAATAGTAGGTGGTCTTTAATGTTTGTCACTATTTACTAAGAATGACATAAACATGGTATTAAGCGGGGGCATATTTATTATAGAAGATATGGGTTcatttgaacccataactttcgctcttaaatatgtacaaataatatattttaaattcattAAATTAGATACAATGTAGTAGAATTTTGAATCTGAACTCATAAAGTTCAAATTCTAGATCCGTCTTTAACATTAAGTATTTGAAATCATAATCATGAGGATATTATGGAGGTATGTAAATTATAATAAGTACTGAAGTAGTCAAAGTTACggaaataatgaaaaataatacTTTGTACTATCCTTTCAAGAGCTATGGATATCCACATAATCTTATATTTTGTAACAATAGATTAGTAACCGTAAGATGTTTTATGGCTAACGTAGGTAATCTTGGTAATAAAATATTGCTAAAAGCATTATAttatatatcttttttttaaataaaccTTGTAAGCATATATTTTCCCGTTCTTGCTAGACGGTTCCATCCCAAAACAACAAGGAGGGGGGTTACCCATCGCTTCAATCATCAACTGAGAAATGGCCGAATTGACACAGCCATCCTCAAAGAAGAGGCAAAGAGAACCTTTAGAGACAGCAGGACGGGAACCGTTTTCAGACGTGAAGAGGCAAAATCAAGTTCCTGAGGGTTTTGAAAAGTTGCAAAGAGAATCTTGTgtgggaggaggaggaggaggaggccaGAAAAAAAAGTTTGTGTGACGTCGGGTATAAAGTGGCCAATTATTCCGGATGGAGGCGTAAAGGAGTTGATTCCCAGAGGAGGAGGAGGACGATATTTGGCCGGTTCTTGTGTGTATGATCCGTCACGCAATCTTTTTGGAAACTTAGATCTTACTCTTTTGCCGGCTGGCGCTGATGTTTTACAGGATCGCAAAGAGTTCGTCTCATTTTGGGCCTCATACATCCGTCAGTTTCATTTATCCGAGGCTTGCTTCCTTTGAAttctcctttttttatttttcattatattAATTATGATCCCTCTCCTTTCTTCCGCTTTGGATAGTTTTCTTCACTGTTGGCTTGTTTGACAGTCTTTTGACATTGATGTCCACCCTGGTTGGTCTCCTGCTTCTCGAGTAACTCCATATCTGGATTTCAGTTACCGGTTCGAGTCGCTGATGGAATTGGCTAACCATGCTATCCGCAAATATAatgaaaaagagtgcaatgtatGTATGCGCCTTAATTTGCTTTCTGTGATTAGTCCCTGACTATCCTTCCTTTAGTGATAGTGACTCTCTTTTCAGGTTTACAAGTACAAGGTCTTGAAGATTGAGAAAGTGAATTATCTTCAGACGGCATACCACCGTTATTTCATGACTGTGAAAGTCTTAAATCTCACTCTTGCTACTCCTATCGAAACTTTCCAAATCGGTGCTGCCGAACATGTATTCAATCATAATATAGTTATCCTTTGTTGCCGGCCTAAAGAAGAGGTAATCACCTAATGAGGTTTACAATTTgctgccttttttttttcttctgcgTACTTAATGaatctttttgtttgttttttgagTTTCAATGGCAATAGGTCTTTTTTTGGGGTAAATAAAAACTTCTATTACCAAGGTGAAAGTACGTTACAGCTCAAAAGAAACAGAAAAACAACTATCTATGGTTGGACATGCAGCCCCAACCTTAGGCATTCTGCTTATTCTCATACCCTGTTTCGAAACAATCACACAAACTATCAAACACAAGCAAGAATCAGTATAACAACACCTGTCTACTACCACTTCTGCTCAGGGATAAAAATTCAAAGTGTCCAGCCTCCTAAGCAATCTGAGTTTTAATCTTCGTCTGCAGCATATCTCTTGAATGATCATGCAATAGGTCTTTTAGTTACTCAACCTTTGTAGGTTTTGGTATTTTGAGATGATTAACCTGTTGATATGCTTTCTACTGGGACAACTATTTGCAAACACTAATGATAGGATGGATTTTGGGAGAAGCCCAAACAGAATATGCTTTACCATGGGCGTGTATGGTATCATGTAGGAAATCATTTTCCAGCATTACCTTGAAATTGGGGAGCATGCTTTGAACAATTAAAATATTTTCCACCTAAAAAGGGTGGAAAATGACTACCCATAATTACAAACGAAAGTCATGTTTCTTTACGATTCTAAAGTCTTTTTTCATATTACTTGTACTCATAACACTGCATGTGATTTGTCAGGAGAGTCCGATATTTCTCCGTGATATATTTCATGTTTGATCCTTGTCTGGATAGAAATACAaatgattaaaatattataacCAAAAGATCTTTCctctcccaaaaaaaaaaaggataaccAAAAGATCTTTGATTCTCATTTCCCCCTTATGCTCTTGGTGGCATAGACTACTTAAGTGAAAATCCCAAATTTGCATCACAATAAAAATTATGGTGTTAATGCTTGCAAAAAATACAAAGTTGAGTTTTGGATTAGGATTTCGTGATTATTTGTGGAGTAGATATGACTGGAAATGGTAATCGTTGGCATTTGTTTGCTGTGGACGATGCACTTCCACTTTATAACTAACTTTATATTTCAAATAAAGGGAATACAATGGTTAAGTTAACGAATCCCAGGAATATTAATACCATTTCTGTTAAGTTAAACACTGATGGGGAGATTCTCTTATGGTTTGAATGTTCTGAATCACACTCGTGAAGAACTACTTGCTATCAAGTTTGGTTTGCTGCTTGCACTGCACCACAAGCTGTTCCCATTGGAGATAGAAACAGACTCCACTCAGGCTCTATCACTATTAGAAAACGTTTCTCCTATTTATTATTATATCATATATGATTGCAGGTTGTTATTGCACAGTTGGATAATCCAGTACAAACATAGGGCAGGAAACAAAGTGGCACATATTTTGGCGAAGGAAGGATCAAGGTAGCCAAGCTGGATTGGAACCAACCATTTTGCAAATCCACCTTGCAGTACTAAGGCAGCTTCCTTAGCAGATAAGCTAAGGATCATTTTGTGTTAAAAACCTATTGGAagatatttgtaattatttggcTAGCTTTGGGATGTTGCTAATTTACTCTACTACAACTAGTAATGATGATCCCAACGGGACATCTAGTTTCTGTGATGCTTCTATTACTCCTAGGAATGGTGATGGATTTGTTTCTCGCGATTGTAGTTGAGATTTTTCAATCATTATAGTTTAAGTTATTTAAATTTGGTCTCAGTTGGTTAGTGGTTGCCCCAGATGGATGCACTTATATTATTTGAAGTGGTTTTAATTTTATCAGCAGCAAGTGTTCTGCTCTTTCTACTCGAGAACAAGGGGCGTGAACTTGTTGATCATGTCTCTTTGTGGAAAATTGTATACCAATTATTTGTTGTGTTAATATAATTTGTTGAAGATGCAGCTCTCTAAGTCATGTTGGTACTATTCATGTTATAATTACGTGTAAATGTGACTTCAActtaatttctttttttgttgCGTTTTGTGGGAATTACACCTTTGTTTACAAAATTATTATGAATTTAACTTCTGTGAGCCATCATAACTTGATGACTTATAACAATAGGTGAGTAGTATAAAGTGTAGTAATTTTAATTTGGTAATCTAAGGAATGAAGTAAATAAAATGTTATAACTGGTTAAAGTTTACTGGTAGTGTAAAATCTTCTTGTACTATCATTCTATCAATATATACGAATTAAATCATTCATCGAGCCAATGCATTTCCTTTCTCTTGCCTGTGAGATCATTGTTCGGATTTACACAGTATTGAGGCATTCACTGACCACAATTACAGTAATTAGCAACAAACATGAAAACTAAGACTTGATGGTACAGACTAAAAACTCAGATGCAATAATACTGGGAGATAAAAATGTACGACCAAAAACAGTACAACACTGTATGAATTTGACCATAGCTATTCTATTTGTCTTGCCTATGCTCTCTTGTCACCGGTTGCATACGACAACTCTATTGGCTCAATATATTTCCCAGCATTTGATAGGAAATCATACTTGAGGAAACTAACTTACTTGTACACCAAGAAAGTGATAGGAAATCATACTTGAGGAAACTAACTTACTTGTACACCAAGAAAGTCTCAGTTGATCTTAGGCTCGTCTCTTTTAAGCTTTAGCACAAGCCAAAGAACAAAGAAAACAACTAGGAAAGCAGGTATCATATATTGTCATGTCAAACTCAGACTTTAACATTCCTCACCTGGGTGCAATGTTTGAATGGAGACTGTCTAGAGTTGTATCAACATAATTTACGAACCTGCATAACAGACAAGATCTTATTAGCAAGCAAATTGAGAGAAACACTTGTTGAGTGAAAAGTGAAGACACTTTTGCATGCCAAATTAAAGTTGCTTAATGCTTGCTAAGCATCATACTCAGTAAAATATCATATACACTTGTGGCTCCCACATGCAGCGAAACAAGGTATTCTACTATGTACTATCTCAAATTGGTTACACATGTAAGTGCAAGACTAAAAATAAGGATGTCATCAAGTAGGGGGTAAGTGTAGTGCAGCACATCAGTGATTGTCACACAACAAACGAAAGATGCTAACCCTTTTGTTGCATCCTCTAAGGTATGGAGAAGTCTCAAGGCATCCACATAACACAGTTTTCCACTGACAGTTAAAATCTGGGAGGGACCCATAATATGAAATAAATTAGCTAGAAGGTTTCATAAACATGCTAAATTTAAGACAACGAGAGCCAACAAGATCAAACTatttctagaaaatatttttttaacttaTGCAGCAAATGCAGATCAATGAGATTGAAATAAGAAACATATCCTTCCACACATAGGCAGAGCCAAAATTTGAATCTTTTGGGTTCTGAACTGAACTTGTCACTGAATCCATAGCTAGTCTTGTTTACTGGGTTCACAGTTAGATATTAATAtaactttaatgaaaattttaatACAAATGCAAGATCTAAGTAAAAGCTACTAGGTTCGTTAGAACCCATAAGTAATGATCTAGCTCCGCTTCTGATTCCATAGAGCTTGGAATGATAGTGCACCAAGTGCTATTTATCTTGCAAAACAATTGAGCAAACGGTATTTGGCAATGTAAATCACGAAATCTTCCCCACAAGCTAACAACATAACTGTATTTGTTCACCAGCTCGCGCTCATGGGTTTTGAAGAGCTGAAAAGTCTGTTGTGCTTTCGAAGATTAAGTATCCACAAAGAGAAACTCTGTTAAATGGGTAATTACGAAGAACAACTTATATGTAAAACCGTCAGCAACTTTTTCTTATCGGTAAGAACATCAGCAACTAACTTAGGAAGAAAGTTTTTTAAAGCTAGTTGCCCGCTGTTCAAACCAACAAAAGATCACTCAATATTTTATGCACAATTGACTTGTAGAGAACATTGTATTACGCAGAAGAAGTGATAAAACCTATTAACATCAAAGGCCTCTATTCACCATTCAAACAGATAAAATATACAACTTATCTTTTATGCACTCTGTTGAAGACAATTTGCAAAACCTTCTAGTGGAATATATCCAATGAAACCACTCACAAAAAGGACAAATTGTGTCGtcaaaataatcttttacttgtaCTCATCAAAATAGACCATTCATAAAGGATACACATCCGCTCCATAACAAGGCGATGAATAGCCGAATTGACTAATTGAATGGACTCTTCACAGAGAAGTCAGTGTTGCATCCAACTGACCAAATCTAGTTCTGTTGAAAGTGTGATGAGAAGAACAGAAGTAACTAGGAGAAACCAGAATTCAAATTACCAGCTTTTGTCTCAACATAAAATGTTAAACTCAACTCAAGTTACCACTTCTGCCTCAAGGTAAAACATTAGGTTAAAGAATAAGTAACACATTAAAGAGTGTAAAGTACTCTCTTATTATCTATATTGCATTCTCATGAGCACATTATTTAAAAGGGGTCCCCAGAAATAAAAAAGATATAATAAAACAGAAACTTTAAATTAATGAAAGTCACATATAAGCTTCAACTTTGAGTACGGCagggatggcaatggggcggggcggggcgggtgCAGGGCGGGGGAACTTCATACACCCTACTATAGGGTTAGGGATGGCAATGGAGCGGGGCGGGGCGGGTCAAAGATTTTAATCTTTTTTCGGTATTCAGGGAGCTCGCTGGTTTTTCGTATCTAATGAAGCCAGCCATATATTATCTCCATTAAACTGATTTTATCTCTAGTTCCTTACACTTTGTATGATATAATATTGTCGCATAATCTCTTGATCATAATCACCCTTAATGAAATCGGTATTCCCAATCTACTCAGCGAATACGAGAGCAAATTGCTTTGGTTTATTAACTTTAAAGAATCAATCATGTACATGAGTGGAATCTGTTGTcctttttttctattattttgttttcttagttTTCAGTTTAACTGTTGGCATTTTCATTGGTTTTGATTGGTTgtttcaaattattattttctctgcaatatgtaaaaattattatATTCTTGTAAATTAAATATTACCGCGTACACACTATCTTATTCAGACCTCActatgtgagattatactgggtatgttattgtaAATTAAATATTACCTTGAATAATTTGCTTGATAAGTCTAAAGGAGTTGGACAAGAGgtttttaaaaatgataaatctTAACTTCTAGGTATTTCATTTTTTGTGGGAATTACACCTTTGTTTACAAAATTATTATGAACTTATGTGAGTCATCATAACTAGATGACTTATAATAATAGGTGAGTAGTATAAAGTGTAGTAATTTTAATTTGGTAATCTAAGGAATGAAGTAAATAAAATGTTATAACTGGTTAAAGTTTACTGGTAGTATAAAATCTTCTTGTACTATCATTCTATCAATATATACAAATTAAATCATTCATCGAGCCAATGCATTTCCTTTCTCTTGCCTGTGAGATCATTGTTCGGATTTACACAGTATTGATGCATTCACTGACCACAATTACAGTAATTAGCAACAAACATGAAAACTAAGACTTGATGGTATAGAGCAAAAACTCAGATGCAATAATACTGGGAGCTGAAAATGTACGACCAAAAACAGTACAACACCATATGAATTTGACCATAGCTATTCTATCTATCTTGCCTATGCTCTCTTGTCACCGGTTGCATACGACAACTCTATTGGCTCAATATATTTCCCAGCATCTAATAGGAAATCATACTTGAGGAAACTAACTTACTTGTACACCAAGAAAGTCTTAGTTGATCTTAGGTTTGGCTCTTCTAAGCTTTAGCACAAGCCAAAGAACAAAGAAAACAACTAGGAAAGCAGGTATCATATATTGTCATGTCAAACTCAGACTTTAACATTCCTCTGCCGGGTGCAATATTTGAATGGAGACTGTCTAGAATTGTATCAACATAATTTATGAACTTGTATAATAGACAAGATCTTATTAGCAAGCAAATTGAGAGAAACACTTGTTGAGTGAAAAGTGAAGACACTTTTGCATGACAAATTAAAGTTGCTTAATGCTTGCTAAGCATCATACTCAGTAAAATATCATATACACTTGTGGCTCCCATATGCAGCGAAACAAGGTATTCTACTATGTACTATCTCAAATTGATTACACATGTAAGTGCAAGACTAAAAATAAGGATGTCATCAAGTAGGGGTAAGTGCAGTGCATCACATCAGTGATTGTCACACAACAAACGAAAGATGCTAACCCTTTTGTTGCATCCGCTAAGGTATGGAGAAGTCTCAAGGCATCCACATAACACAGTTCCCCACTGACAATTGAAATCTGGGAGGGACCCATAATATGAAATAAATTAGCTAGAAGGTTTCATAAACAGGCTAAATTTAAGACAACGAGAGCCAACAAGATCAAACTatttctagaaaatatttttttaacttaTGCAGCAAATGCAGATCAATGAGATTGAAATAAGAAACATATCCTTCCACACATAGGCAGAGCCAAAATTTGAATCTTTTGGGTTCTGAACTGAACTTGTCACTGAATCCATAGCTAGTCTTGTTTACTGGGTTCACAGTTAGATATTAATAtaactttaatgaaaattttaatACAAATGCAAGATCTAAGTAAAAGCTACTAGGTTCGTTAGAACCCATAAGTAATGATCTAGCTCCGCTTCTGATTCCATAGAGCTTGGAATGATAGTGCACCAAGTGCTATTTATCTTGCAAAACAATTGAGCAAACGGTATTTGGCAAAACATTGTGAAAACTGTAAATCACGAAATCTTCCCCCACAAGCTAACAACATAACTGTATTTGTTCACCAGCTCGCGCTCATGGGTTTTGAAGAGCTGAAAAGTCTGTTGTGCTTTCGAAGATTAAGTATCCACAAAGAGAAACTCTGTTAAATGGGTAATTACGAAGAACAACTTATATGTAAAACCGTCAGCAACTTTTTCTGATCGGTAAGAACATCAGCAACTAACTTAGGAAGAAAGCTTTTTAAAGCTAGTTGCCCGCTGTTCAAACCAACAAAAGATCACTCAATATTTTATGCACAATTGACTTGCAAAGAACATTGTATTATGTAGAATAAGTGATAAAACCTATTAACACCAAAGGCCTCTATTCACCATTCAAACAGATAAAATATACTACTAATCTTTTATGCACTCTGTTGAAGACAATTTGCAAAACCTTCTAGTGGAATATATCTAATGAAACCACTCACAAAAATGACAAATTGTGTCACTGATAGTGCGACtgataaggagtacctggatctgcacacgaaaaatatgtgcaaagagtagcatgagtacaccacaatcggtacccagtaagtgccaagcctaacctcggtcgagtagtgacgaggtcatgtcAGGGCCTTActagtaaatatataataaaataagatagagtgtaataccgcaataaaataaaggctggaATTTagcaacaatgaaatcatag
This DNA window, taken from Nicotiana tabacum cultivar K326 chromosome 15, ASM71507v2, whole genome shotgun sequence, encodes the following:
- the LOC107809484 gene encoding uncharacterized protein LOC107809484, translating into MFYRIAKSSSHFGPHTSSFDIDVHPGWSPASRVTPYLDFSYRFESLMELANHAIRKYNEKECNVYKYKVLKIEKVNYLQTAYHRYFMTVKVLNLTLATPIETFQIGAAEHVFNHNIVILCCRPKEEVVIAQLDNPVQT